One window of the Pseudarthrobacter sp. ATCC 49987 genome contains the following:
- a CDS encoding acyl-CoA dehydrogenase family protein encodes MTVSTEVRELSGEARYAALAARFQDVFARIAEGALERESNHVLPFEPVAWLKESGFTTIRVPAAHGGDPVSYEHLSRLLIELAAADSNVSHLLRSHFSFVETIALQPIEFRNRWFPRVLAGEIFGNAATERSGNALGTTQTKLREEEGRWLLKGEKYYTTGSIFADWVVVMASTEGREGRQYALVRVNDPKVTILDDWDGFGQPLTGTGTAIFADVEVDAGDIIQRKVTSTLEPAFFQLALLTVLVGIGHAALRDASQLVRERTRTFNTGSGSLFRDDPLIQERVGQIAAGVYAAESIVVAAARDLDAAVDPSLGLEVEAAFVRAELGVQQAHVSVPGLVLAAANELFDVTGASSTSRGKGLDRHWRNARTVATHNPVVFKARSVGDYHINGTIPTGLHSIGDAVPATTSSQGSDS; translated from the coding sequence ATGACTGTCTCGACAGAAGTAAGAGAACTCAGCGGAGAGGCCCGCTACGCGGCGTTGGCCGCCCGCTTCCAGGATGTCTTCGCGCGGATCGCAGAAGGTGCCCTGGAACGCGAGTCCAACCACGTCCTGCCGTTCGAGCCCGTTGCCTGGCTGAAGGAAAGCGGATTCACCACCATCCGGGTCCCCGCCGCGCACGGCGGGGACCCCGTCAGCTATGAGCACCTGAGCCGGCTGCTGATCGAACTCGCCGCCGCGGACTCCAACGTTTCACACCTGCTGCGGTCCCACTTCTCGTTCGTGGAAACGATTGCGCTGCAGCCCATCGAATTCCGCAACCGCTGGTTCCCCCGCGTACTCGCCGGGGAGATCTTCGGCAACGCCGCCACGGAACGCTCCGGCAACGCCCTGGGCACCACCCAGACCAAGCTTCGCGAGGAGGAGGGCCGCTGGCTGCTCAAGGGCGAAAAGTACTACACAACGGGCAGCATCTTCGCCGACTGGGTCGTGGTCATGGCGAGCACGGAAGGCCGTGAGGGCCGCCAGTACGCGTTGGTCCGCGTCAACGACCCCAAAGTCACGATCCTTGACGACTGGGACGGGTTCGGGCAGCCGCTCACCGGCACCGGAACGGCCATCTTTGCGGACGTGGAGGTCGACGCCGGGGACATCATCCAGCGCAAGGTCACCAGCACGCTGGAACCGGCGTTCTTCCAGCTCGCACTGCTGACCGTACTCGTCGGAATCGGCCACGCGGCTCTTCGCGACGCCAGCCAGCTGGTCCGCGAGCGCACCCGCACGTTCAACACCGGGTCAGGTTCGCTGTTCCGGGACGATCCGCTGATCCAGGAACGCGTTGGCCAGATCGCCGCCGGCGTCTACGCCGCCGAGTCCATCGTGGTGGCAGCCGCACGCGATCTGGATGCCGCCGTCGACCCTTCGCTGGGACTTGAGGTGGAGGCGGCCTTCGTCCGGGCCGAGCTGGGGGTGCAGCAGGCCCATGTGAGCGTCCCCGGCCTGGTTCTGGCCGCGGCGAATGAGCTGTTCGATGTCACCGGCGCTTCGTCGACCAGCCGCGGCAAGGGGCTGGACCGGCACTGGCGCAACGCCCGGACGGTAGCCACCCACAACCCGGTGGTGTTCAAGGCGCGGTCCGTCGGCGATTATCACATCAACGGAACCATCCCCACGGGCCTCCACAGCATCGGCGACGCGGTCCCGGCAACCACGTCCAGCCAGGGGAGCGATTCCTGA
- a CDS encoding DUF3846 domain-containing protein, whose translation MRQTRTALIIPARLSHPIRVEEIDTALATRQTLVEGNVGAISCMDWHAYLNDEADFIPLPLNVRAEVLIREAGLHLEETVSGTVVFLGHKNDGGEADAPAHLLRLAARLFDTARPAPVMVQ comes from the coding sequence ATGCGCCAGACTCGTACCGCCCTGATTATCCCGGCCCGCCTGAGCCACCCCATTCGCGTCGAGGAGATCGACACGGCTCTTGCCACACGGCAGACCCTGGTTGAAGGAAACGTCGGAGCAATCAGTTGCATGGATTGGCACGCCTATCTGAACGACGAGGCAGACTTCATCCCCCTGCCCCTGAACGTCCGGGCCGAAGTGCTGATCCGCGAAGCAGGTCTGCATCTCGAGGAGACCGTCAGCGGGACGGTTGTGTTCCTCGGACACAAAAACGACGGCGGCGAGGCAGATGCACCTGCACACCTGCTCCGGCTGGCCGCGCGCCTCTTCGACACAGCGCGCCCGGCACCGGTCATGGTCCAGTAG
- a CDS encoding anti-sigma factor family protein — translation MSATDLHQLLGAYLLGGLEPEEAAAFEQHLGSCADCRRELDELASLPALLDALPVPDAVALGAAAATTGRKPATPEPPPSGPTPAVMPRQLLDELSTRRRRIRRRWTAALAAAAAGCLALGILAAPLVNQPPKPDASYSVQAGDGLQFTVGMVKKTWGTELAVEGRSLPVDGTLSLWVKASDGGEDRACAWTATPSGRVRITGATPLQLANIASVEMRNGQQQTMAVIAVPRE, via the coding sequence GTGAGCGCCACGGACCTGCACCAACTGCTCGGCGCCTACCTGCTCGGCGGGCTGGAACCCGAGGAGGCCGCCGCCTTTGAGCAGCACCTGGGCAGCTGCGCGGACTGCCGGCGTGAGCTGGACGAGCTGGCCAGCCTCCCGGCGCTGCTGGACGCGCTCCCGGTGCCCGACGCCGTCGCCCTCGGCGCCGCTGCCGCCACCACCGGGCGGAAACCGGCGACGCCGGAACCGCCGCCGTCGGGCCCCACGCCTGCCGTCATGCCGCGGCAGCTTCTCGACGAACTGTCCACACGTCGCCGGAGAATACGACGCCGGTGGACCGCAGCGCTCGCCGCAGCGGCAGCGGGCTGCCTGGCTCTCGGAATCCTGGCGGCGCCGCTGGTCAATCAGCCGCCCAAGCCGGACGCCAGCTACTCCGTCCAGGCCGGCGACGGGCTGCAGTTCACGGTGGGGATGGTCAAAAAGACCTGGGGCACTGAGCTCGCCGTCGAAGGCCGGAGCCTCCCGGTGGACGGGACCCTGTCGCTGTGGGTGAAGGCCAGCGACGGCGGCGAAGACCGCGCCTGCGCATGGACGGCAACGCCGAGCGGGAGGGTCAGGATCACCGGAGCCACGCCCCTGCAGCTTGCCAACATAGCCAGCGTTGAGATGCGGAACGGGCAGCAGCAGACCATGGCCGTCATCGCCGTGCCGCGGGAATAA
- a CDS encoding flavin reductase family protein, whose amino-acid sequence MTDHSDLSPQRLRHVLGHFATGLTVITAATSDGPAGFTCQSFSSLSLEPALVTFSPARTSSTWPLLRGAGKFTVNILAQEHQHLAAQFARSGTEKFAGADHAPSPLGNPVLPEALAWVDCELHQEYDGGDHTIVVAAVRSLSARTDAEPLLFYRGNYYGVQLRDALLPGAA is encoded by the coding sequence ATGACGGATCATTCTGACCTGAGCCCGCAACGGCTCCGTCACGTTTTGGGTCATTTCGCCACCGGGTTGACGGTGATCACCGCTGCCACAAGTGACGGCCCTGCCGGGTTTACCTGCCAGTCCTTTTCTTCCCTATCGCTGGAGCCCGCCCTGGTGACTTTCAGCCCGGCCCGGACGTCCTCGACCTGGCCGCTGCTGCGCGGGGCAGGGAAGTTCACAGTGAACATCCTGGCCCAGGAGCATCAGCATCTGGCCGCCCAGTTCGCCCGGTCGGGAACCGAAAAATTCGCCGGAGCCGACCACGCGCCGTCCCCGCTGGGCAACCCTGTGCTGCCCGAGGCCCTGGCCTGGGTGGACTGCGAACTCCATCAGGAATACGACGGCGGCGATCACACGATCGTGGTCGCCGCCGTCCGCTCCCTCAGTGCACGCACGGACGCGGAACCCCTGCTCTTCTACAGGGGCAACTACTACGGCGTTCAGCTCCGCGACGCGCTGCTTCCCGGCGCCGCCTGA
- a CDS encoding ABC transporter permease, with translation MSLNLLPTDPIDEAALPPAGGSAAAIGPGKRERSILRSAGLWLTVLPLLIVLGWAFLPGLFSAFDPISGIPKQKFQPPSAGHWFGTDHLGRDVYARVVHGTSQTLLTAGLAVLIGFVVGTALGLFAATAGRAADSSTMRLVDVLLAVPGFLISLIIVTAFAPGPISLGVGVGIASIASFARVVRSEVLRVRNLDYVEAAFLNGGSYWSVVWKHVLPNSCGPVLALLAVDLGAAILAISGLGFLGFGAPPPTPEWGLLISEGRQYLAGAWWMTSLPGLVIVLTVVLLAGLGRQLLKIFRF, from the coding sequence GTGAGCCTCAACCTACTACCAACAGATCCTATTGATGAGGCCGCGCTGCCTCCTGCCGGTGGCAGCGCCGCAGCGATTGGCCCGGGAAAGCGCGAAAGAAGCATCCTGCGCTCGGCGGGCCTGTGGCTGACCGTCCTTCCGTTGCTGATCGTCCTGGGGTGGGCATTTCTGCCGGGCCTCTTCAGCGCCTTCGACCCCATCAGCGGCATTCCGAAGCAGAAGTTCCAGCCGCCAAGTGCCGGGCACTGGTTCGGTACCGACCACTTGGGCCGGGATGTCTACGCGAGGGTCGTGCATGGCACCTCGCAGACCCTGCTCACCGCAGGGCTCGCTGTCCTGATCGGATTCGTGGTGGGAACGGCCCTGGGCCTGTTTGCTGCGACGGCCGGCCGGGCCGCGGATTCGAGCACCATGCGCCTCGTGGACGTGCTCCTGGCGGTGCCGGGATTCCTGATCTCCCTGATCATCGTGACGGCGTTCGCGCCCGGACCAATCTCGCTCGGCGTCGGCGTGGGCATCGCCTCGATTGCCTCGTTCGCCCGCGTGGTCCGCTCGGAAGTCCTGCGCGTGCGCAACCTGGACTACGTCGAGGCCGCCTTCCTCAACGGGGGATCGTACTGGTCCGTCGTCTGGAAGCATGTCCTGCCGAACTCCTGCGGCCCGGTGCTCGCACTGCTGGCAGTCGACCTTGGAGCTGCCATTCTCGCAATTTCCGGACTTGGCTTCCTCGGCTTCGGTGCCCCTCCGCCCACCCCGGAATGGGGCTTGCTGATCTCTGAGGGTCGGCAATACCTCGCTGGCGCGTGGTGGATGACCAGCCTGCCGGGCCTGGTCATCGTGCTAACGGTCGTGCTCTTGGCCGGTCTCGGACGCCAACTTCTCAAGATCTTCCGGTTTTAG
- a CDS encoding sigma-70 family RNA polymerase sigma factor: MSLDEDVVAAIYRDHGPALRRFVLSACRDPHMADDVVQETVLRVWQQAPQITGSLRSYLFRTARNIMIDNYRKAQRRPREATERDLADPADGEERVDELLNRVLMEEALLRLSAEHRDVLVALHYRRYTVQEASVSLNIPSGTVKSRAFYAVRALRTILDEMGVQR; this comes from the coding sequence ATGTCGCTCGACGAAGACGTGGTGGCGGCGATTTACCGCGACCACGGGCCGGCGCTCAGGCGTTTCGTCCTGAGTGCCTGCCGGGATCCGCACATGGCGGACGACGTCGTGCAGGAAACAGTGCTGCGGGTCTGGCAGCAGGCCCCCCAGATCACGGGAAGCCTGCGCAGCTACCTGTTCCGGACGGCCCGCAACATCATGATCGACAACTACCGCAAGGCCCAGCGCCGGCCCCGCGAGGCGACAGAACGGGACCTGGCAGACCCGGCCGACGGCGAGGAACGCGTGGACGAACTCCTCAACCGGGTACTGATGGAAGAGGCGCTGCTCCGGCTCAGCGCGGAGCACCGGGACGTTCTGGTGGCCCTCCATTACCGCCGCTACACCGTGCAGGAGGCATCGGTCAGTTTGAATATCCCCAGCGGAACAGTGAAGTCCCGCGCGTTCTACGCCGTGCGGGCCCTCCGGACGATCCTTGATGAGATGGGGGTGCAGCGGTGA
- a CDS encoding COG4315 family predicted lipoprotein, with protein MKKHLSIGLSAFALAALLSGCAGTSGTATSTTPAAATTPPGSAAAGSAPASTSAPAAAGPDLKVADSTAGRIVVDGKGMSVYFYTKDVKDSGTSTCTGGCIAAWPPALAAGDTPTVDGVTGTVGTIATPEGKKQLTINGMPVYYYAKDAAAGDIRGQGVGSVWYLVAPSGDMITGTSGY; from the coding sequence ATGAAAAAGCACCTCAGCATTGGCCTGTCCGCTTTCGCCCTCGCCGCACTGCTCTCCGGCTGTGCCGGCACCAGCGGGACTGCCACGTCCACGACGCCGGCGGCCGCCACGACGCCGCCCGGCAGTGCCGCAGCGGGTTCGGCTCCGGCTTCCACCTCTGCACCGGCCGCGGCCGGGCCGGATCTCAAGGTCGCGGATTCCACCGCCGGCAGGATCGTCGTCGACGGCAAAGGCATGAGCGTCTACTTCTACACGAAGGACGTCAAAGACTCCGGGACGAGCACCTGCACCGGCGGGTGCATCGCCGCATGGCCTCCGGCCCTCGCCGCCGGTGACACGCCAACGGTCGACGGCGTCACCGGCACCGTGGGCACCATCGCCACCCCGGAGGGCAAGAAGCAGCTGACCATCAACGGGATGCCCGTGTACTACTACGCCAAGGATGCGGCGGCCGGGGACATCCGGGGCCAGGGTGTGGGCAGCGTCTGGTACCTCGTGGCCCCCTCAGGTGACATGATCACCGGCACCTCCGGGTACTAA
- a CDS encoding NtaA/DmoA family FMN-dependent monooxygenase (This protein belongs to a clade of FMN-dependent monooxygenases, within a broader family of flavin-dependent oxidoreductases, the luciferase-like monooxygenase (LMM) family, some of whose members use coenzyme F420 rather than FMN.), which produces MGTFDERPRLLLSAFVMNTTTHILGGQWRHPEAQQHRFNELQLWVDLARELEEAKFDAMFFADVVGLYGDHEGGWASLVERGLQVPSNDPLVLCSALAAVTKDIGLAMTSSVIQSDPFQLARQLSTLDHISNGRVAWNIVTSVLENAHRNFGNAGLTPHDDRYDWAEEYTEAVYKLWEGSWDDDALLADKVRGIHADPSKVHKVNHRGTRYSIDGPHLVAPSPQRTPFLFQAGSSARGKKFAAENAEATFLFAPNVDYVKKQTASIRALEAAAGRAAGDVKIFGGLSFVIGSTEAEVARKQAEYDEYLDLHTIIAHIGGGIGVDLGGLPLDTPLGDVETEGAQGVLQAAIASVPGGKPTIGDLARYRAKAQQIAGTPDQIVDELERWQDAGIDGVNIINQIIPGSYTDFIQGVLPELQRRGLAQTEYAPGTLREKVFGRGPKLEPTHPATRYRGAFSDLSAAATVKPNDLAPLRV; this is translated from the coding sequence ATGGGGACCTTTGACGAACGTCCCCGGCTGCTCCTGAGCGCTTTCGTGATGAACACAACCACCCACATCCTGGGGGGCCAGTGGCGGCATCCGGAGGCGCAGCAGCACCGCTTCAACGAGCTGCAGCTGTGGGTCGATCTGGCCCGCGAGCTGGAGGAGGCGAAATTCGATGCGATGTTCTTCGCCGACGTCGTGGGGCTGTACGGTGACCACGAGGGCGGCTGGGCCTCGCTGGTCGAGCGGGGGCTTCAGGTCCCCTCGAACGATCCGCTGGTGCTCTGCTCCGCACTGGCCGCGGTGACCAAGGATATTGGCCTCGCCATGACGAGCTCGGTGATCCAGTCGGATCCGTTCCAGCTGGCCCGTCAGCTGTCGACCCTGGACCATATTTCCAATGGCCGTGTCGCCTGGAACATCGTTACCAGTGTGTTGGAGAACGCCCACCGGAACTTCGGCAACGCCGGGCTCACTCCGCACGACGACCGGTACGACTGGGCCGAGGAATACACCGAGGCCGTCTACAAGCTCTGGGAGGGTTCCTGGGACGACGACGCACTGCTGGCCGACAAGGTCCGCGGCATCCACGCGGATCCGTCGAAGGTCCACAAGGTCAACCACCGCGGGACCCGTTACTCCATTGACGGCCCACACCTGGTCGCACCCAGCCCGCAGCGCACGCCGTTCCTGTTCCAGGCGGGGAGTTCCGCCCGCGGCAAGAAATTCGCTGCGGAGAACGCGGAGGCAACCTTCCTCTTTGCGCCCAACGTTGACTACGTCAAGAAACAAACTGCCTCGATCCGGGCCCTCGAAGCCGCGGCAGGCCGGGCCGCCGGCGACGTCAAGATCTTTGGCGGACTGTCCTTCGTAATCGGCAGCACCGAGGCAGAGGTCGCCCGCAAGCAGGCCGAATACGACGAGTACCTGGATCTCCACACGATCATCGCGCATATCGGCGGCGGGATCGGCGTCGATCTGGGCGGCCTCCCGCTCGATACCCCGCTGGGCGACGTCGAGACCGAGGGCGCCCAGGGTGTTCTTCAAGCCGCCATTGCGTCCGTGCCCGGCGGCAAGCCTACGATCGGTGACCTGGCACGCTACCGTGCCAAGGCCCAGCAGATCGCCGGCACCCCGGATCAGATTGTGGACGAACTGGAACGCTGGCAGGATGCCGGGATCGATGGTGTGAACATCATCAACCAGATCATCCCCGGGTCCTACACGGACTTCATCCAGGGCGTGCTGCCCGAGTTGCAGCGCCGCGGCCTGGCCCAGACGGAGTACGCGCCGGGCACGCTGCGTGAGAAGGTTTTCGGCCGTGGCCCGAAGCTGGAGCCAACCCACCCCGCAACGCGCTATCGCGGTGCCTTCAGCGACCTGTCGGCCGCAGCAACAGTGAAGCCGAACGACCTGGCTCCGCTGCGGGTTTAG
- a CDS encoding ABC transporter permease, giving the protein MGLYFARRLGQALLVIWLAYTLVFLAIQLLPSDPVTIFLSADAAADQATIDAMKAQYGYDQPLLVQYFNQLGQLLGGDVGYSLASGQSVATRIGAVAGSTLALASSAFVLAVVLAVALVAAAWLSRSTALQRFITNLPPLFAAVPVFWLGLVLLQLLSIQLGVMSLFPDGSFASLAVPVLVLALHVSAPIAQVLLKSITHVYEQPFIDVLRAKGASPAWIFYRHALKNAAGPAMTIAGITVGTLLAGSVITETVFARSGLGSVVLQAVTVQDVPLVQGLVLLTASAFVAVNLIVDLLYPLLDPRILKSSAHGSPRALAA; this is encoded by the coding sequence ATGGGTCTTTACTTTGCGCGGCGCCTCGGACAGGCACTGCTTGTCATCTGGCTGGCGTACACGCTCGTCTTCCTGGCAATACAGCTGCTGCCCAGCGATCCGGTCACGATCTTCCTCTCGGCGGACGCCGCGGCTGACCAGGCAACGATTGATGCCATGAAGGCCCAATACGGCTACGACCAGCCCCTGCTGGTGCAGTATTTCAACCAGCTTGGGCAGTTGCTCGGTGGAGACGTCGGGTACTCCCTGGCCTCCGGACAGTCGGTGGCGACCCGCATCGGCGCGGTGGCCGGATCCACCCTGGCGCTGGCCTCCAGTGCCTTCGTGTTGGCCGTCGTCCTGGCTGTGGCCCTCGTGGCCGCGGCCTGGTTGAGCCGCTCGACGGCGCTGCAGCGCTTCATCACCAATCTCCCGCCGTTGTTCGCAGCGGTTCCGGTGTTCTGGCTCGGGCTGGTGCTGCTGCAGCTGCTGTCCATCCAGCTCGGTGTGATGTCCCTGTTCCCGGACGGTTCCTTTGCATCGCTGGCAGTTCCCGTCCTTGTCCTGGCCCTTCACGTTTCCGCCCCGATCGCGCAGGTACTGCTCAAGAGCATCACTCACGTCTATGAGCAACCGTTTATCGACGTACTGCGGGCCAAGGGCGCGTCCCCCGCATGGATCTTCTACCGCCACGCCCTGAAGAATGCTGCGGGTCCGGCAATGACCATTGCCGGCATCACGGTCGGAACCCTGCTTGCCGGTTCCGTCATCACGGAGACCGTCTTCGCCCGCTCCGGCCTTGGCTCGGTGGTCCTCCAGGCCGTCACCGTCCAGGATGTCCCGCTGGTCCAGGGCCTGGTCCTGCTGACGGCGTCGGCGTTCGTTGCAGTGAACCTGATCGTCGACCTGCTGTATCCGCTGCTGGATCCCCGCATCCTCAAGAGCAGTGCCCACGGCTCGCCACGAGCACTGGCTGCCTGA
- a CDS encoding dipeptide ABC transporter ATP-binding protein, which yields MTINTVNPKAEPGPLLEVRGLHVEYGRGPGAVVAADSLELVLKPGEIVAVVGESGSGKSTLAKSLIGLLPEAAAVSAGTIVFDGIELTGLSERAMEKIRGRKIGMVPQDPGASLDPVKTVGSQVAEVFRLHPEEGRRSKSEIRAEVIRLFELVGIDRPAERLKQYPHELSGGLKQRVLIAIAFSLGPKLLIADEPTSALDVTVQRRVLEVFSRLARDHGTAVIFVTHDLAVATDLADRIVVMRQGRILEDRPVADILAQPEDDYTVRLLREAYPAAPKTDRADVDTAREEPVAAIEVRGLTKVFGRGETEHRAVDDVNFAVRQGTTFALVGESGSGKSTTARMIMRLLDPTSGTVMVHGNDVTSTQGKDKRELWRSLQLVYQNPDSALDPRLTVRDIVAEPLVNFRVGSRLERCARVAELLDQVNLPARVTGSRTKELSGGQRQRVAIARALALGARTIVLDEALSALDVLTQAQILVLLENLQRDLGLSYLFISHDLHVVERFAQDVGVMSRGQLREVGPTAQVFSNPQSDYTRLLLDSNPGHRLRDLVAATGH from the coding sequence ATGACCATCAACACAGTAAATCCCAAAGCCGAACCCGGACCCCTGCTTGAGGTGCGCGGATTGCACGTCGAATACGGCCGCGGACCAGGGGCGGTCGTGGCCGCAGATTCACTCGAGCTGGTCCTCAAACCGGGCGAAATCGTTGCCGTCGTTGGTGAATCCGGTTCCGGAAAAAGCACACTCGCCAAATCGCTCATCGGCCTTCTCCCCGAAGCGGCCGCGGTCTCTGCCGGAACCATCGTGTTCGACGGCATTGAGCTGACCGGGCTTTCTGAACGTGCAATGGAGAAAATCCGTGGACGTAAGATCGGCATGGTTCCGCAGGATCCCGGCGCGTCGCTGGATCCGGTGAAGACGGTCGGATCCCAGGTGGCCGAGGTCTTCCGGCTGCACCCGGAAGAAGGCAGGCGCTCCAAGAGCGAGATCCGGGCGGAGGTCATCCGGCTCTTCGAACTGGTGGGCATCGACCGCCCCGCGGAGCGGCTGAAGCAGTACCCCCATGAACTCTCCGGCGGACTCAAGCAACGGGTCCTGATCGCGATCGCCTTCAGCCTGGGACCGAAGCTGCTGATTGCGGATGAGCCGACCTCGGCGCTGGACGTCACCGTGCAGCGCCGGGTGCTCGAGGTCTTCAGCAGGCTGGCGCGGGACCACGGGACGGCCGTCATCTTCGTGACGCATGACCTGGCCGTCGCAACCGATCTGGCCGACCGGATCGTGGTGATGCGGCAGGGCAGGATCCTTGAAGACCGTCCGGTCGCCGACATCCTGGCGCAGCCGGAGGACGACTACACGGTCAGGCTGCTCCGGGAGGCCTATCCTGCCGCCCCTAAGACTGACCGGGCCGACGTGGATACGGCCCGCGAGGAACCGGTTGCTGCGATCGAAGTCCGCGGCCTCACCAAGGTCTTCGGCCGGGGCGAGACTGAACACCGCGCCGTGGATGACGTCAATTTTGCGGTGCGCCAAGGAACCACCTTCGCGCTGGTCGGCGAATCCGGTTCGGGCAAGTCCACAACGGCCCGCATGATCATGCGGCTGCTGGACCCGACGTCGGGCACCGTGATGGTTCACGGGAACGATGTCACGTCGACCCAGGGAAAGGACAAACGGGAGCTGTGGCGCTCCCTGCAGCTGGTGTACCAAAACCCGGATTCGGCGCTCGACCCGCGGCTAACCGTTCGAGACATCGTCGCCGAACCCCTGGTGAATTTCCGTGTCGGGTCGCGCCTTGAACGTTGTGCCCGGGTTGCCGAACTCCTTGACCAGGTGAACCTCCCCGCACGCGTCACCGGCAGCAGGACCAAGGAACTCTCCGGCGGCCAGCGCCAGCGCGTGGCGATCGCCCGGGCCCTCGCGCTTGGCGCCCGCACCATCGTGCTTGACGAGGCCCTCTCCGCCCTGGACGTCCTGACGCAGGCCCAGATTCTGGTCCTGCTCGAAAACCTGCAACGCGACCTGGGACTTTCATACTTGTTCATTTCCCACGACCTGCACGTTGTTGAACGCTTCGCCCAAGACGTCGGCGTGATGAGTCGGGGCCAGCTGCGGGAAGTCGGCCCGACTGCGCAGGTCTTCTCCAACCCGCAAAGCGACTACACACGTCTGTTGCTCGATTCCAACCCTGGCCACCGCCTGCGCGACCTCGTTGCGGCAACCGGCCACTAA
- a CDS encoding DMP19 family protein, which translates to MSNGLSTTLPATGYATVLPRAVINGSDADVVDANVDVVNAMYAELLDIEEIAPNALRSYYVDFYLTQSLGGGFAQYVFTAPERQDIDAYIRAGLESMGAAAHLDLFNRTVAAFDSLSEEEADAYLDGDADLDSGTDGVPDVVGLLEELDSEFETLLETEDIIALNAAWLRDLADLLVLDEEELDRHIAERVSRIPNLAERQAEAAEGDLLDMPEFEMIIRELCDVAGHTLLKITMGDPNYDHEGQTTLAWHFTTDQGEFLMLEDEREAVMIHPESKEILAAVEFEVEDD; encoded by the coding sequence ATGAGCAACGGCCTTTCCACCACCCTGCCCGCCACCGGTTACGCGACGGTCCTGCCGCGGGCGGTCATCAACGGCAGCGACGCGGACGTCGTTGACGCAAACGTGGACGTGGTCAATGCCATGTACGCGGAGTTGCTCGACATCGAGGAAATCGCGCCGAACGCGCTGCGCAGCTACTACGTCGACTTCTACCTGACGCAGTCGCTGGGCGGCGGGTTCGCCCAGTACGTCTTTACCGCGCCCGAACGCCAGGACATCGACGCCTACATCCGGGCCGGGCTCGAAAGCATGGGGGCCGCCGCTCACCTGGACCTCTTCAACCGCACCGTGGCTGCCTTCGATTCCCTCTCCGAGGAGGAAGCAGACGCGTATCTTGATGGGGACGCGGATCTGGACAGCGGCACGGACGGCGTCCCGGACGTGGTCGGACTCCTGGAAGAGCTCGACAGCGAGTTCGAAACCCTGCTGGAGACCGAAGACATCATCGCGCTGAACGCCGCGTGGCTCCGGGACCTGGCAGACCTCCTGGTCCTGGACGAGGAGGAGCTCGACCGCCACATCGCCGAGCGTGTGTCCCGGATCCCGAACCTGGCGGAGCGCCAGGCCGAGGCCGCTGAAGGTGATCTGCTCGACATGCCGGAATTCGAAATGATCATCCGCGAGCTCTGCGACGTGGCAGGCCACACCCTCCTGAAGATCACCATGGGCGACCCCAACTATGACCACGAGGGCCAGACCACCCTGGCCTGGCATTTCACCACGGACCAGGGCGAGTTCCTCATGCTCGAGGACGAACGCGAAGCGGTCATGATCCACCCGGAGAGCAAGGAGATTCTGGCCGCCGTCGAGTTCGAGGTCGAGGACGACTGA